In Mytilus edulis chromosome 7, xbMytEdul2.2, whole genome shotgun sequence, a single genomic region encodes these proteins:
- the LOC139482546 gene encoding glutamic acid-rich protein-like, translating to MCCCLEFLSWFCVEFYISRIRVKHKLVKHKLDKHKLDKHKLDKHRLDNDRLDKHRLDKHRLDKHRLDKHKLDKHKLDKHRLDKHRLDKHKIVKHKLDKHKLDKHRLDKHRLDKHRLDKHKLDKHKLDKHRLDKHRLDKHKIVKHKLDKHKLDKHRLDKHRLDKHKLVKHRLDKHKLDKHKLDKHKLDKHRLDKHKLYKHKLDKHRLDKHKIVKHKLDKHRLDKHRLVKRRLDKHKLDRHRIIKHI from the exons ATGTGTTGttgtttggaatttttaagttGGTTTTGTGTGGAATTTTACATAAGCAG GATTAGAGTCAAACACAAACTTGTGAAACACAAGCTAGACAAGCACAAGCTAGACAAGCACAAGCTAGACAAGCACAGGCTAGACAATGACAGGCTAGACAAGCACAGGCTAGACAAGCACAGGCTAGACAAGCACAGGCTAGACAAGCACAAGCTAGACAAGCACAAGCTAGACAAGCACAGGCTAGACAAGCACAGGCTAGACAAGCACAAGATAGTCAAGCACAAGCTAGACAAGCACAAGCTAGACAAACACAGGCTAGACAAGCACAGGCTAGACAAGCACAGGCTAGACAAGCACAAGCTAGACAAGCACAAGCTAGACAAGCACAGGCTAGACAAGCACAGGCTAGACAAGCACAAGATAGTCAAGCACAAGCTAGACAAGCACAAGCTAGACAAGCACAGGCTAGACAAGCACAGGCTAGACAAGCACAAGCTAGTCAAGCACAGGCTAGACAAGCACAAGCTAGACAAGCACAAGCTAGACAAGCACAAGCTAGACAAGCACAGGCTAGACAAGCACAAGCTATATAAGCACAAGCTAGACAAGCACAGGCTAGACAAGCACAAGATAGTCAAGCACAAGCTAGACAAGCACAGGCTAGACAAGCACAGACTAGTAAAGCGCAGGCTAGACAAGCACAAGCTAGACAGGCACAGAATAATCAAACACATTTAG